From a single Budorcas taxicolor isolate Tak-1 chromosome X, Takin1.1, whole genome shotgun sequence genomic region:
- the POU3F4 gene encoding POU domain, class 3, transcription factor 4 produces MATAASNPYSILTSSSLVHADSAGMQQGSPFRNPQKLLQSDYLQGVPSNGHPLGHHWVTSLSDGGPWSSTLATSPLEQQDVKPAREDLQLGAIIHHRSPHVSHHSPHTNHPNAWGASPAPNPSITSSSQPLNVYSQPGFTVSGMLEHGGLTPPPASASAQSLHPVLREAPDHGDLGSHHCLDHSDEETPTSDELEQFAKQFKQRRIKLGFTQADVGLALGTLYGNVFSQTTICRFEALQLSFKNMCKLKPLLNKWLEEADSSTGSPTSIDKIAAQGRKRKKRTSIEVSVKGVLETHFLKCPKPAAQEISSLADSLQLEKEVVRVWFCNRRQKEKRMTPPGDQQPHEVYSHTHTVKTDTSCHDL; encoded by the coding sequence ATGGCCACAGCTGCCTCGAATCCCTACAGCATTCTCACTTCCAGCTCTCTAGTCCATGCGGACTCTGCGGGCATGCAGCAGGGGAGTCCTTTCCGAAACCCTCAGAAACTTCTCCAAAGTGATTACTTGCAGGGAGTTCCTAGCAATGGGCATCCCCTCGGGCATCATTGGGTAACCAGTCTGAGCGATGGAGGGCCATGGTCCTCCACACTGGCCACCAGCCCCCTGGAACAGCAAGACGTGAAGCCTGCGCGTGAAGACCTACAGTTGGGCGCAATCATCCATCATCGCTCGCCGCATGTTTCCCACCACTCTCCGCACACTAACCATCCGAATGCCTGGGGAGCGAGCCCAGCTCCGAATCCGTCCATCACGTCGAGCAGCCAACCCCTTAATGTGTACTCGCAGCCTGGCTTCACGGTGAGCGGCATGCTGGAGCACGGGGGGCTCACTCCACCGCCGGCCTCTGCCTCAGCTCAGAGCTTACATCCAGTGCTCCGGGAAGCCCCAGACCACGGCGACCTAGGTTCGCATCACTGCTTGGACCATTCGGACGAGGAGACACCAACCTCGGATGAGTTGGAACAGTTTGCCAAACAGTTCAAACAAAGAAGAATCAAGTTGGGCTTCACGCAGGCTGACGTGGGGCTGGCGCTGGGCACATTGTATGGAAACGTGTTTTCGCAGACCACCATCTGCAGATTCGAGGCCTTACAACTGAGCTTCAAGAACATGTGCAAGCTGAAGCCGCTGCTAAACAAGTGGCTGGAAGAGGCTGATTCATCCACAGGGAGCCCGACCAGCATTGACAAGATCGCGGCACAGGGTCGCAAACGGAAGAAGCGAACCTCTATCGAGGTGAGTGTCAAGGGCGTACTGGAGACGCATTTCCTCAAGTGTCCGAAGCCTGCGGCGCAGGAGATTTCCTCGCTGGCAGACAGCCTCCAGTTGGAGAAAGAAGTGGTGCGTGTCTGGTTCTGTAAtcgaagacagaaagagaaaagaatgactCCACCAGGGGATCAGCAGCCACATGAGGTTTATTCGCACACGCACACGGTGAAAACAGACACATCCTGCCATGATCTCTGA